The segment CTGACCTCAGCCCGAGGAACCGCCTGTGATGTAAGGCTGGCACAGAAAGGGCCGCAGGGGGTGCGCCTCGAGGCTTGACCTCTGCCCCGTGGCGACCCCGTGGCGACCCCTCGGCGGCAGGCGGGTGGGCGCCGGGACTCGCACTCACTGCATGTGTCTTGTGCTCCTTGCAGGTGTTGAGGCTCCAAATCAGGCGGGGCCGGGCGCCCCCAGCCATCCACCATGGTGGTGGCACACCCCaccgccaccgccaccaccacacCCGCTGCCACTGTCACAGCCACCGTCGTGATGACCACGGCCACCATGGACCTGCGGGACTGGCTTTTCCTCTGCTACGGGCTCATCGCCTTCCTGACGGAGGTCATCGACAGCACCACCTGCCCCTCAGTGTGCCGCTGTGACAACGGCTTCATCTACTGCAACGACCGGGGACTCACCTCCATCCCCGCCGACATCCCCGACGACGCCACCACCCTCTACCTGCAGAACAACCAGATCAACAACGCCGGCATCCCCCAGGACCTCAAGACCAAGGTCAACGTGCAGGTCATCTACCTGTACGAGAACGACCTGGACGAGTTCCCCGTCAACCTGCCCCGCTCCCTGCGGGAGCTGCACCTACAGGACAACAACGTGCGCACCATCGCCAGGGACTCGCTGGCCCGCATCCCGCTGCTGGAGAAGCTGCACCTGGACGACAACTCCGTGTCCACCGTCAGCATCGAGGAGGACGCCTTTGCCGACAGCAAGCAGCTCAAGCTGCTCTTCCTGAGCCGGAACCACCTGAGCAGCATCCCCTCAGGGCTGCCCCGCACGCTGGAGGAGCTGCGGCTGGATGACAACCGCATCTCCACCATCCCGCTGCACGCCTTCAAGGGCCTCAACAGCCTCCGGCGCCTGGTCCTCGACGGCAACCTGCTGGCCAACCAGCGCATCGCCGACGACACGTTCAGCCGCCTGCAGAACCTCACCGAGCTCTCGCTGGTGCGCAACTCCCTGGCCGCCCCCCCGCTCCACCTGCCCAGCGCCCGCCTGCAGAAGCTGTACCTGCAGGACAACGCCATCAGCCACATCCCCTACAATACGCTGGCCAAGATGCGCGAGCTGGAACGGCTGGACCTGTCCAACAACAACCTCACCACGCTGCCCCGTGGCCTGTTTGACGACCTGGAGAACCTGGCCCAGCTGCTCCTGCGGAACAACCCCTGGTTCTGCGGCTGTAACCTCATGTGGCTGCGGGACTGGGTGAAGGCGCGGGCGGCCGTGGTCAACGTACGAGGCCTCATGTGCCAGGGCCCCGAGAAGGTCCGGGGCATGGCCATCAAGGACATCACCAGCGAGATGGACGAGTGCTTCGAGACGGGGTCACAGGGAGGCGCGGCCAATGCTGCTGCCAAGACCACAGCCAGCAACCACGCCTCTGCCACCACACCCCAGGGCTCACTCTTCACCCTCAAGGCCAAGAGGCCAGGGCTGCGCCTCCCCGACTCCAACCTCGACTACCCCATGGCCACGGGCGATGGCGCCAAGACCCTGGTCATCCACGTGAAGCCCCTGACAGCCGACTCCATCCGCATCACCTGGAAGGCCACGCTCCCCGCCTCCTCCTTCCGGCTCAGCTGGCTACGCCTGGGCCACAGCCCAGCTGTGGGCTCCATCACAGAGACGCTGGTGCAGGGGGACAAGACGGAGTACCTGCTGACGGCTTTGGAGCCCAAGTCCACCTATATCATCTGCATGGTCACCATGGAGACCGGCAACACCTACGTGGCTGACGAGACACCCGTGTGCGCCAAGGCGGAGACGGCAGATAGCTACGGCCCCACCACCACGCTGAACCAGGAGCAGAACGTAGACCCCATGGCGGGCCTGCCCCTGGCGGGCATCATCGGTGGTGCCGTGGCCCTCGTCTTCCTCTTCCTGGTCCTAGGGGCCATCTGCTGGTACGTGCACCGGGCCGGGGAGCTGCTGACCCGGGACCGGGCCTACAATCGCGGCAGCCGGAAGAAGGACGACTATATGGAGTCCGGGACCAAGAAGGATAACTCCATCCTGGAAATCCGGGGCCCCGGGTTGCAAATGTTGCCCATCAACCCTTACCGCGCCAAAGAGGAGTACGTGGTCCACACCATCTTCCCCTCCAACGGCAGCAGCCTCTGTAAGGGCACGCACACCATCGGTTACGGCACCACCCGCGGCTACCGGGACGGCGGCATCCCCGACATAGACTACACCTACACATGATGCCAGCCGCGCGGGCCGCCTCCGCCCCAGCTCCCGCCGCC is part of the Ailuropoda melanoleuca isolate Jingjing chromosome 16, ASM200744v2, whole genome shotgun sequence genome and harbors:
- the FLRT1 gene encoding leucine-rich repeat transmembrane protein FLRT1; translation: MVVAHPTATATTTPAATVTATVVMTTATMDLRDWLFLCYGLIAFLTEVIDSTTCPSVCRCDNGFIYCNDRGLTSIPADIPDDATTLYLQNNQINNAGIPQDLKTKVNVQVIYLYENDLDEFPVNLPRSLRELHLQDNNVRTIARDSLARIPLLEKLHLDDNSVSTVSIEEDAFADSKQLKLLFLSRNHLSSIPSGLPRTLEELRLDDNRISTIPLHAFKGLNSLRRLVLDGNLLANQRIADDTFSRLQNLTELSLVRNSLAAPPLHLPSARLQKLYLQDNAISHIPYNTLAKMRELERLDLSNNNLTTLPRGLFDDLENLAQLLLRNNPWFCGCNLMWLRDWVKARAAVVNVRGLMCQGPEKVRGMAIKDITSEMDECFETGSQGGAANAAAKTTASNHASATTPQGSLFTLKAKRPGLRLPDSNLDYPMATGDGAKTLVIHVKPLTADSIRITWKATLPASSFRLSWLRLGHSPAVGSITETLVQGDKTEYLLTALEPKSTYIICMVTMETGNTYVADETPVCAKAETADSYGPTTTLNQEQNVDPMAGLPLAGIIGGAVALVFLFLVLGAICWYVHRAGELLTRDRAYNRGSRKKDDYMESGTKKDNSILEIRGPGLQMLPINPYRAKEEYVVHTIFPSNGSSLCKGTHTIGYGTTRGYRDGGIPDIDYTYT